Within Bacillus sp. FJAT-45350, the genomic segment TCACGAGCTTCTGGTGCTTCTCTGTCTGGTGTTGCTTGTGGTGTTTCTCTTTCAGTATCTGGCTGTGGTGCCTCTGGTGTTGCCTGTTCAGGCTGTTCACCTGGTGTTGGTGCAGCTTCTCCAAGTTGGTCACGAACCATTTGTTCTAGTCTGTCAGGTGAAAAACGTTGCAATTCATCTTGTGAAATACCATCAAGTTGATGACGTAAAGCGTTTTTAATTTGGTCGGGCGAAAATTGTTGTAATTGAGCAGGAATGTCGCCCTCATCTACATTTATTTCCCCATCTTCAACTACATAAATAAATTTAGCCTCTTGAACTTGAACCGCTTTTGTTTCAGGGTATTGATCACTAGGTATAGAAGTTTCTTCACTTGAAATATTCCAGTTAATCCCTTCTCTTGTACCACTTTCATGTTGACGTCCCGCATCAATTCCCGTTAAATTTCTATCTGCTGGATATGGATGTGGAGAATGAGTTGTACGTTCTTGAGCATCAAGAGCTTGACCACCAGTTCCACATCCGACTAAAGCTAGCATAAGTATGGCGGTAATAACTGCAAAGATTTTTTTAATTTTCATTTTTTAGTCTCCTTTTGTTTTGTTCTCGTTAGTATTTTAATTAGTTTGATTAAAAATATTTGTGGGAAAACTGAACAATATCCCTTATATTTACTAAAAGTTGTATAATAGAGGAAAAAACACTTTTGAATACATAGTTACTATTCATCACATTCACGTGAATTTGGAGGCAATATTGATGTTCGATCCAACTATTTTTGAAAATATAAAAGTTGTGCTTGAAGGAGCAATATATGATTTAGATCTTTCAAATGATTTAAAGGTTATTAATAGACGTGACATTGTAGACTTGGCAACTATGTCTAGAGAATTTATTATGCAAATTCAAACGTTTGATAATGAACGTCCTTACCCATTTGTTGAAATAAGTGTTCAATCATCTATAGAAGATTTTACGGTAGAAAAAATTGATGAAAATGAGAAAGATGCAGGTTGTAATTTAGAGGTGAGCTTTTTTACGAGGGTGAATGATATAGACCATGATTGTATTGACATTGAAAATATGCTAAATAATCTTTGGAATAGACGCCCACTTATCCATCAAGAAATATTCTTTGAATATGGGTCTTCAAATCAATTTTATAATCGCGTAAATTTGCATTTTAGTCGAAAGATAAATGAAGATCAGATTGAAGATATACAAAGTTTTATAGAGCTTACAATACACTCGTTAAAATACTTTGAAAAATTCTAGGTATTATAAAAGGATATACTTTCTTAGGGATTGTTTACTTACTAGTGGAGAGAATAAAGTAGTAAGTCATAACAATAGAACAAGGGAGGTACTATTGTGAATCATTATGAAAATGTAAATGTTTTTTTAGACAAAGTTCAAGCTACTGTTGATGAAGCACTCAATGAGCTTATGGAAGTGAAGATGATTAGAGAAAATGATGTAACTGAATATTCCAGCCTACAGCATGAATTGAATCAATTAAGAGATGAAGCTGATATACTAATGTTATCAATGCCTCAGCACCATAAGAAGCTAAAAGAAGTTCAAGCAAAAATAGATGAAATACAAGAGGTAATGATTAGAGGCTGTTAATATCGCCTCCTCATTACCTCTTTATATTTAATTTCTAATATACTCCGCATTATATGAATTCCCCCCAGAATGAACAGCTACTAATGTATTTGCATAACCAACTAAACGGTTAATAGTTTCATCTGCAATTGCATATACGAGGGTATGGTGTTTTTTATCATAAAGAGTTTCATCATCAATTATGATAGTTGTATTTAAAAAAATATCTCTATTTCCTTGGAGATCATAGTGAATAATTATTTTCCCAAAAGCTCCCCCACTTTTTGGATCTGAGTAATGTGGATGAAAAATGAACCATTCTTCAGCTGTAGCAGAACGAAAATTCTTTGTAAATGTGAGCTGGTTTATTTCATTTTCTATCTCAGGAGTTATTAAGTCTCGAATATTATTTTCCAATCCGTACACTCCTTTTGTCGGATTTAGTTATTATTATGACTATAAAATACTTCAATGTAGATAAAAACACATATTAAAGGAAGGAGCAATTGCTTAGCACACTACACGTTTATCAATAAGAAAACATTTCCCTGAACCTTGTAGCGCGCTACGCATATTGCTTCAACAAAATTGTGCTTATACAGATTTTCTTTCTAATGAGATATATGTGCGTTTCCACCTTCTTTATTATATTCAGAAATGATTTGGTCGATAGTTGCTGTGCTAGTTTGTTTCCTCATTTCTTTTGCCTTTTCTTTTAGATAATGGATATATTGCTCATCTCTTACTAACCATGCACCATGTTCTCTTTTTATATGACGTTCTACATCTTCAAAGGAAGAGTACTCTTGGTCTTGCTTCACATGATTAGATTCAAGTGCCCACTGACCAGCCTCTGTTTCGTAAATAAATAATTGATCTTCATCCCTACTTTCATAAAGACAACCTGTAGAATCACCCTTATGGTTAAAACGATTTCTGAATGAGTCAATTCGGAGCGGGTCCATTTCAAATGGTTTTGCGACAAAGTATTCATAGGCTCCGGTCGTTAATGAGCACCCAGCTGCTTTTGCATGACCTCCACCACCATATTTATTTGCGACCTCTGATACATCGACGTGGTCATGAATAGTTCGGAAACTTATTTTCTTACCACCCAAATTTAGAATAGCAATATAATCAAGGTGAGGACTTTCCTTCCCTAGTTCATTACCTAATTCAGAATGATAAGATTCGGCATGAACTATCCCTGTACAGTATTCACTGATAAAGGTTTGAACCATTTCCCTCCGCTTTCGACGAACATATCTTTCAATTTTTTCTTCTTCTAAATCTAATAGTTTCTTTTCAAACTCATCAAATGAGAATTGGTCATTATTTTTAATACGATGAATCATTCTTTCTTCGAATTCATCAATGGAAATCATAAAGAAAAGATCATTCAGCCGTTTCGCATCGATGTTTTCATTTTTATCCCATTCCCACGTATCAAACTGGCGTACCTGCTCAACGAATTGTTCAAGGGCTGGGGACGATTGAATTTCATTTCTAGATAAAAAGTATTCATATAATAACGATGTGGCTGATGTTTGACGACCATCCTCG encodes:
- a CDS encoding DUF2524 family protein, which translates into the protein MNHYENVNVFLDKVQATVDEALNELMEVKMIRENDVTEYSSLQHELNQLRDEADILMLSMPQHHKKLKEVQAKIDEIQEVMIRGC
- a CDS encoding DHH family phosphoesterase, which produces MYRLFTHNDLDGVGCGIVAKLAFGDNVDIRYNSVTGLDFQVERFLEKGNKDDYLLITDLSVNKNNEKRINDFVLKGGQAKLIDHHKTALHFNDYNWGNVKVEYEDGRQTSATSLLYEYFLSRNEIQSSPALEQFVEQVRQFDTWEWDKNENIDAKRLNDLFFMISIDEFEERMIHRIKNNDQFSFDEFEKKLLDLEEEKIERYVRRKRREMVQTFISEYCTGIVHAESYHSELGNELGKESPHLDYIAILNLGGKKISFRTIHDHVDVSEVANKYGGGGHAKAAGCSLTTGAYEYFVAKPFEMDPLRIDSFRNRFNHKGDSTGCLYESRDEDQLFIYETEAGQWALESNHVKQDQEYSSFEDVERHIKREHGAWLVRDEQYIHYLKEKAKEMRKQTSTATIDQIISEYNKEGGNAHISH